gatgcaaagagccaactcattggaaaagaccctgatgctggaaaagattgaaggcaagaggagaagtgggcagcagaggatgagatggttagacagcatctctgcctcaacggacatgaatttgagcaaatctggaagataatggaacacagaggagcctgatgtgctatgtatggtccatggagttagaaagagtcgggcacaacctAACGAcggaacaacaacagcaaaacaattTAATTAAGcacacaaacatttttaaatggcacAAAAGAAGATACAAGCAGGAGTGGAGGAAGAGGATATTAACCTGTCCTTTTATTTGAGAATAAACTGGACTTTTGTGAGCCATTTTTTGAGTGGCAATGAGAATGCTAGCTTGCATGCACAGCTCTTTCTAAACAGATGACTGTCCATTTCTGTATGGTTCACTGAATCTGTGGGCTCAGTAAAGGGCTCAGGAAGCTTTTTACTGCAGAAGCAAATTTTTATGATGAATGTTGGTACTGGTGATCTGTTGTCCAATATAGAAATGGTTTAGAAGTTATGTTTTACTTACAACTTagacattttatatacatttaagtgtttaataaagtgaaaagtaaaaccaCCTCTAAAATTTAGCCTAGGAATCCAGGGGTTAGTAACTTCCAAATAAATTAAAGCCAAATATATGAGAATACAATGCAACTTAAGAATAagaggatgagatttttggaCTGGACATGTATTCAGAGTACAGTATCTAACTGACTAACAGGGGAAAACTGGATTTGATGACTCAGAGCATTCTCAATATCTAAAAACTCTTGCTGATGAGATAGtgtacagttcttccattttACAATTATTATTGAGAATATAATATGTCTCATGAACTGTGATTCACTCTTGGAAAGAATAGTATATTAATTGTGTTAAAGCTAATTCACAGTAATAAAGAGAGCATTAAATATAATGACTTACATATAGAATTTTCTTACATACAAAGTCTAATATCACAGGCCATTGGAAAACCTAGCTGCTTCTGCTTATTCATGAATCCATTACTCAGCTCCACCGTCTTTTGAATTTTTGTGGCATCTGTATGTTTGAATCCATGTTGCTGTCAAATCCAGGATTTAGTAAGCATGAAGGTAGAAGGTATAGAGAAAATATGCCTACTGTTTCAATGCTTTGGTTTGAAGGTGGCACCCAGTGTTTCCTCTCATATTATGTTGAGAACATTGTCACATGGTCACAATAATTTTCAGAGGAGGCTGAGAAATGTTATATGACTGGGCAGCCATATTCCTGGCTACTAATCCATTAATGCAAAAGAATGGTGAAACAGATTCTAGTGGTCAGCTTTCATTCTACCACAGATGGTTTTTCATCACTTTCATTATGTActtcttattaaatatatttaattttatttccaaggAAACAGTTACACTTGGATGGAGAGTTGGAGTATAGACatccatttattgtttgtataggTCAAAATGGCTACAACCACAGTATTTTTCCTGTAGACATGAATaaattatttgtttagttttattgagatataattgacatacagcattgtataagtttaaggtgtacagcataataacTTGACAtatgtatattgtgaaatgattgccacagCAAGTGTAGTTAACATCATattatatagatacaaaaatgaaaaggaaaagattttctttgtgatgagaacttgtagaatctactctcttagcaaacttaactatttttatcacattaATTTGATATTGATGCTGATAAGCAATAAGCAGTGAGATTAGTGAGGATTTAGAATGGAAAGCTAATGAGGACTTAGACTCTGAGTTACCCATTCAAGCCTAGGCTCTCCATAGATGTTTCCCCTTAAAACCCTTCTCTGTTTAATCTTCAGTCCACCTTACTTGATATCCCCTACCAAAATAGAGCTAGATTGCTTATGTTAAACTCCAATCTCCAATACTGAATATCTGTGTAATTATTCTGAACTTCACTTTCCTTATCTACAGTGGTGGATAAGATACCTCATAGGGCTTttgaaaggattaaatgagttcatatgtatgtattttgtaGAACAATGCCTGTACCACTGAAGCATGTAAGAGCttggcacataataagtgctATTTATGTACTTTCTGttattgtcatcatcatcatcatcagatTTACTGGTTTCTCTGTGACCAATTTGGATTAACTTAAGTGTACCTCTTAATCTTCTGTTATGTATTCTTTgtgtcattttactttttttctctttttagatgGAAAGTTTGGGATTAAAACCTTACAAAAAAGAATTTCTGGAAAAGTTTCATTTCATGGTGAAATGGAAGGTGAAGATGCAAAAGATGATTCATTGTATTCCATTTTAGAAGTACTGTGGCAAGATGCTGAACAAATAAAAAGCTACCAGGAAAAGCAGAACAAATCTTTGAGTCATGCTGCTTTcatcaataagaaaatattgaaTACAGAGTGGGATTATGAATATAAAAACAGTGGAAAATTTATTCATCCAGGCCCAAATTGTATTCCTTCACAGAAAAGACCCCATAAACGTAACTCttttggaaagaatttaaagcatAATTTAGATGTACATATTCATAGTGAAAGCAATGCAACAAATAACTTTGATAAAATTATTGGACACAGTCAAGTTTTCACCCAGAGCTCTTCTTATACTAACCATGAAAATACACATACTGGAGTGAAATTCTGTGACAGCAATCAGTGTGGAAAAGTCTTCAGCTTCAAACAAGCACTCAGTCACAATCTGAAATTTCCTGTTGGGGAGAAAGCAAATATGTGTACTGAACTTGGGAAGATCTTCACCCAGAGGTCTCAACTCTTTGCACCTCAGAGAATTCATACTATGGATAAACCTCATGAACTTAGGAAATGTGTCAATGTTTTTACACAGAAGCCACTACTCAGTATTTATTTGAGAGTTCATAGAGATGAAAAGCTATATATATGTTCTGAGTGTGGAAAGGCATTCATCCAGAATTCAGAATTAATTCTgcatgagaaaattcatactagAGAAAAACCCTATAAATGTCATGAATGTGGAAAATCATTTTTCCAAGTGTCGTCTCTCCTAAGGCATCAGACAACCCATACTGGAGAAAAACTTTAtgaatgcagtgaatgtgggaaaggCTTCTCCCTGAACTCAGCCCTCAATGtacatcagaaaattcatactggagagagacaCCATAAGTGCAGTGAGTGTGGGAAGGCCTTTACCCAAAAATCAACACTCAGAATGCATCAGAGAATTCATTCAGGAGAGAGATCCTACATATGTACTGAGTGTGGGCAGGCCTTCATCCAAAAGGCACACTTGATTGCACATcaaagaattcatactggagagaagccttatgAATGCAGTGACTGTGCAAAATCTTTCCCTTCTAAGTCACAACTCCAGATGCATAAGCGaattcacacaggagagaaaccctacATATGCACTGACTGTGGTAAGGCCTTTACCAACAGATCAAATCTGAATACTCACCAGAAATCTCACACTGGAGAGAAGTCTTATATATGTGCCGAATGCGGGAAGGCCTTCACGGATAGGTCAAATTTCAATAAACACCAGActattcatactggagagaagccctatGTTTGTGCTGATTGTGGCAGGGCCTTCATCCAGAAGTCAGAGTTACTTACACATCAGAGAATCCATACTACAGATAAGCCTTATAAATGTTCTAACTGTGAGAAATCCTTCTCAAAG
This DNA window, taken from Bubalus kerabau isolate K-KA32 ecotype Philippines breed swamp buffalo chromosome X, PCC_UOA_SB_1v2, whole genome shotgun sequence, encodes the following:
- the LOC129639648 gene encoding zinc finger protein 81 isoform X1; translated protein: MPGNRSAAGPSLTLTTGGCDNSCEVSVSFEDVTVDFSREEWQHLDSAQRRLYQDVMLENYSHLLSLGYEVPKPEVIFKLEQGEEPWALKEKTLHHSCSDGKFGIKTLQKRISGKVSFHGEMEGEDAKDDSLYSILEVLWQDAEQIKSYQEKQNKSLSHAAFINKKILNTEWDYEYKNSGKFIHPGPNCIPSQKRPHKRNSFGKNLKHNLDVHIHSESNATNNFDKIIGHSQVFTQSSSYTNHENTHTGVKFCDSNQCGKVFSFKQALSHNLKFPVGEKANMCTELGKIFTQRSQLFAPQRIHTMDKPHELRKCVNVFTQKPLLSIYLRVHRDEKLYICSECGKAFIQNSELILHEKIHTREKPYKCHECGKSFFQVSSLLRHQTTHTGEKLYECSECGKGFSLNSALNVHQKIHTGERHHKCSECGKAFTQKSTLRMHQRIHSGERSYICTECGQAFIQKAHLIAHQRIHTGEKPYECSDCAKSFPSKSQLQMHKRIHTGEKPYICTDCGKAFTNRSNLNTHQKSHTGEKSYICAECGKAFTDRSNFNKHQTIHTGEKPYVCADCGRAFIQKSELLTHQRIHTTDKPYKCSNCEKSFSKKPHLKVHQRIHTGEKPYICAECGKAFTDRSNFNKHQTIHTGDKPYKCSDCGKGFTQKSVLSMHRNIHT